A single region of the Triticum dicoccoides isolate Atlit2015 ecotype Zavitan chromosome 2B, WEW_v2.0, whole genome shotgun sequence genome encodes:
- the LOC119365105 gene encoding ubiquitin carboxyl-terminal hydrolase 3-like: MVKRWLPLEANPDVMNQFMWGLGVPEDVGFCDVYGLDDEMLAMVPQPVLAVLLLYPQDRKKESDASATSTVETKEPNKKVYFTKQTVGNACGTIGIIHAIGNAVSKIKLVDGSYFHRFYKQTADMDPIQRAAFLEEDQEMEDAHSVAAAGGDTEAKDGVIEHYVCFSCVDGELYELDGGKPQPIHHGPSSPDSLLQDAARVIKARIVEYSESLNFNVMALSKM; this comes from the exons ATGGTGAAGCGGTGGCTCCCCCTGGAGGCCAACCCCGACGTCATGAACCAG TTCATGTGGGGGCTGGGGGTCCCGGAGGACGTGGGGTTCTGCGACGTGTACGGGCTCGACGACGAGATGCTCGCCATGGTGCCCCAGCCGGTCCTCGCCGTCCTCCTGCTCTACCCGCAG GATCGCAAGAAGGAATCCGATGCTTCGGCCACTTCGACGGTGGAGACCAAG GAACCCAACAAGAAAGTATATTTTACAAAACAGACTGTTGGCAATGCTTGCGGAACAATTGGTATTATTCATGCAATAGGGAATGCTGTGTCCAAAATCAAGCTAG TTGATGGGTCCTATTTCCATAGATTTTATAAACAAACTGCTGATATGGATCCTATCCAG CGTGCTGCTTTTCTTGAGGAGGaccaagaaatggaggatgctcattctgttgctgctgctggtggtgATACAGAG GCCAAGGATGGGGTAATTGAACATTatgtttgtttttcgtgtgttgatg GTGAACTTTACGAGCTTGATGGAGGAAAGCCACAGCCGATACATCACGGCCCTTCCTCTCCTGATAGCTTGTTGCAG GATGCTGCAAGAGTCATAAAAGCGAGGATTGTGGAGTATTCTGAGTCACTCAACTTCAATGTCATGGCTCTCTCGAAGATGTAG